The Bacteroidales bacterium genomic sequence TTGACCGGAAGAAAGATCGTTTACCAATTGTATCCATTTACTTTCGAAGAACTTGCAGCTGGTCAGTCAAAAATGGATACCAGGCGTACAGTAAACAGGATCATGCGTTTCGGTACTTACCCTTCGGTTATTCTTGAGGATGACCGTCAAGCCTTGGAGAACCTGAATGAAATAGCCTCAAGTTATTTATTCAAAGATATTTTTACTTTTCAACAATTGAAAAAACCTGAGATTATTCTTGACTTGCTAAAACTACTGGCCTTCCAGGTTTCCAGTGAAGTATCTTTTACAGAACTGGCTGGAAAACTGCAGGTTGACCAGACAGTTATTCAGCGGTATATAAAGCTTCTGGAAGATAATTTCATTCTCTTCAGGTTACAGGCATTGAGAAAGAACCTGAGAACCGAAGTCGGTAAAACACGTAAGATTTATTTCTGGGACATCGGAATAAGAAATATCCTGATCCAAAATACTAATACTCTTGAATACAGGGATGATCATGGCAAATTATGGGAGAACTTCTGTGTATCTGAAAGAATGAAATATCTTAGATATCATAATCTCCAACCCATTCAGTCATTTTTC encodes the following:
- a CDS encoding ATP-binding protein; protein product: MIIQRTIQKSIIDRISSAGQNRKVIIIYGARQVGKTTLVKEILAGTDLIKEYFNCDYLDVQSVFSYENAGNIENIVKNLQLIVLDEAQRIRNIGMVLKILHDEFPHLQVIATGSSSFELSGQVSEPLTGRKIVYQLYPFTFEELAAGQSKMDTRRTVNRIMRFGTYPSVILEDDRQALENLNEIASSYLFKDIFTFQQLKKPEIILDLLKLLAFQVSSEVSFTELAGKLQVDQTVIQRYIKLLEDNFILFRLQALRKNLRTEVGKTRKIYFWDIGIRNILIQNTNTLEYRDDHGKLWENFCVSERMKYLRYHNLQPIQSFFWRTYSQKEIDYIEENQGLYRAFEFKWSPKKQGKLPADFIDAYSNPEFVTVNPENFGEVLYQI